From one Gemmatimonadales bacterium genomic stretch:
- a CDS encoding NAD(P)/FAD-dependent oxidoreductase, with the protein MRRRAYDVLIAGARCAGSTLATFLARAGARVLLFDKDALPSDYVLSTHGISPPGIDVLDEVGVGPAVRAVTPPARIIRMNADGAMIDIELPDGRAEYCPRRERLDALLQQAAVGAGAELRDRTRVVSLVREDGRVIGVRAVSGGRETVVTADLVVGADGRHSTVAGLVEAQEYLGYDARRAGYWAYWDAPSFWKTDPAYRCDMYFSHLAGETGVIFPTDHDQLLIGSWPPADRAAAWRADPDGALQATLASEPLIGPLIRDARPVGKVRGTVKERFFFRTGVGAGWALVGDAGHHKDFVIGDGITEALLQARSLAKAVIAGSDAALYRWWRARDVAALPWYFVGHEVGAPGPLPELHRLLFSQLDTLPALKARLIETIDRRRSPLELIPALQLLWWALVSALRGRPQITAELLAAAGRAAATYRELRTRRKLLAEAETKYRAEAGLAERGLDSGHGASQRATP; encoded by the coding sequence ATGCGGCGGCGCGCCTACGACGTCCTGATCGCCGGTGCTCGATGCGCGGGCTCCACGCTGGCCACGTTTCTCGCGCGCGCCGGAGCCCGCGTCCTTCTCTTCGACAAGGATGCGTTGCCGAGCGACTACGTCCTGTCTACCCACGGCATCAGCCCCCCAGGTATCGACGTGCTCGACGAGGTGGGGGTCGGGCCGGCGGTTCGTGCGGTGACGCCGCCGGCACGCATCATCCGAATGAACGCAGACGGTGCGATGATCGACATCGAGCTTCCCGACGGTCGAGCCGAGTACTGCCCCCGGCGCGAGCGCCTCGACGCACTGCTTCAGCAGGCAGCGGTCGGCGCGGGCGCCGAGCTGCGGGACCGGACCCGGGTGGTCTCCCTGGTGCGGGAGGATGGTCGCGTCATCGGCGTGCGGGCCGTGAGCGGCGGGCGAGAAACGGTCGTAACCGCGGACCTCGTCGTGGGAGCCGACGGCCGTCACTCCACCGTCGCAGGGTTGGTCGAGGCCCAGGAGTACCTCGGCTACGACGCTCGGCGGGCGGGTTACTGGGCCTACTGGGATGCGCCCAGCTTCTGGAAGACCGATCCCGCGTATCGCTGCGACATGTACTTCAGTCATCTCGCCGGCGAGACGGGCGTGATCTTCCCGACCGACCACGATCAGCTGCTGATCGGCAGCTGGCCGCCCGCGGATCGCGCCGCTGCCTGGCGCGCCGACCCCGATGGCGCGCTGCAGGCTACCCTCGCTTCCGAACCACTGATCGGTCCGCTCATTCGGGATGCGCGTCCGGTCGGCAAGGTTCGCGGCACGGTGAAGGAGCGGTTCTTCTTCCGAACCGGCGTCGGCGCCGGTTGGGCATTGGTAGGCGACGCGGGACACCACAAGGACTTCGTGATCGGAGACGGCATCACCGAGGCACTCCTTCAGGCGCGGAGCCTGGCCAAGGCGGTGATCGCGGGGAGCGATGCCGCGCTCTACCGCTGGTGGCGCGCTCGGGATGTTGCTGCCCTTCCGTGGTACTTCGTCGGGCACGAGGTCGGGGCTCCCGGGCCTTTGCCGGAACTCCATCGCCTCTTGTTCTCACAACTGGATACACTCCCTGCCCTGAAGGCCCGACTGATCGAGACGATCGACCGCCGGCGATCACCTCTGGAGCTCATCCCCGCGCTCCAGCTCCTGTGGTGGGCGCTAGTCTCTGCTCTTCGCGGGCGGCCGCAGATCACCGCTGAGCTGCTGGCGGCGGCGGGGCGCGCCGCGGCGACATACCGCGAGTTGCGCACCAGACGGAAGCTGCTGGCCGAGGCGGAAACGAAATACCGTGCGGAGGCCGGCTTGGCGGAGCGCGGGCTCGATTCAGGCCATGGAGCCAGTCAGCGGGCTACGCCTTGA